The following proteins are encoded in a genomic region of Shinella zoogloeoides:
- a CDS encoding isoprenylcysteine carboxylmethyltransferase family protein, producing the protein MNAYRMKPLAFPWPPLIYGVAIAAAFLLQAYFPLEVAETNMWYAWVGGGLFVVAAVVLDVWAMRTLLDCHTTILPNRCSTYLVTSGPYRFTRNPIYLGYTLTTAGIGLALLNPWCIVTAIVAAAVTSLVAIRREELHLLSRFGIDFERYCNGTARWI; encoded by the coding sequence ATGAACGCCTATCGCATGAAGCCACTCGCCTTTCCCTGGCCGCCGCTGATCTACGGCGTGGCCATAGCGGCGGCCTTCCTGCTCCAGGCGTATTTTCCGCTGGAGGTCGCGGAGACGAACATGTGGTATGCGTGGGTGGGCGGCGGCCTGTTCGTGGTCGCGGCCGTGGTGCTGGATGTCTGGGCGATGCGCACGCTGCTCGACTGCCACACGACCATCCTGCCGAACCGCTGCTCGACCTATCTGGTCACGTCCGGGCCCTATCGCTTCACGCGCAATCCCATCTATCTCGGCTATACGCTGACCACCGCCGGAATCGGCCTCGCCCTGCTCAATCCGTGGTGCATCGTCACGGCCATCGTCGCCGCGGCCGTGACGAGTCTCGTCGCAATCCGCCGGGAGGAGCTGCATCTCCTCTCGCGCTTCGGCATCGATTTCGAACGCTATTGCAACGGCACGGCGCGCTGGATCTGA
- a CDS encoding L-serine ammonia-lyase → MFLSVFDVFKIGIGPSSSHTMGPMSAANRFLDLILSNDWPRPAGAHVAAIRMSLHGSLAYTGVGHGSDRAVILGLMGERPDSVDPDRMDAIVEEVERTGRITPPGHPGYAFQPKNDLIFDKKNPLPGHANGMTFSAYDRDDRLLLKRIYYSVGGGFVVTDTELEQMRTAKARSSDRKVPFPFASAKQMLEMAERSGMTIAQMKRANEEATMSREELNAGLDRIWEAMKSCIDRGLKNEGIMPGGLKVRRRARSIHDKLQEEWRSNKANPLLANDWLSVYAMAVNEENAAGGRVVTSPTNGAAGVVPATIRYYLHFHEDADQDGIRDYLLTAAAVGGIIKHNASISGAEVGCQGEVGSASAMAAAGLAAVMGGTPEQVENAAEIALEHHLGMTCDPIAGLVQVPCIERNALGAVKAVTAASLAIKGDGQHFVPLDACIETMRQTGVDMNEKYKETSTGGLAVNVVEC, encoded by the coding sequence ATGTTTCTTTCGGTTTTTGATGTCTTCAAGATCGGTATCGGTCCGTCGAGCTCGCACACGATGGGGCCGATGTCTGCGGCGAACCGTTTTCTCGACCTGATCCTGTCGAATGACTGGCCGCGCCCCGCCGGCGCACATGTCGCCGCCATCCGCATGAGCCTGCACGGTTCGCTCGCCTATACCGGCGTCGGCCACGGTTCGGACCGCGCGGTGATCCTCGGCCTGATGGGCGAGCGGCCCGATTCCGTCGATCCCGACCGGATGGATGCGATCGTCGAGGAAGTCGAGCGCACCGGGCGCATCACGCCGCCCGGCCATCCCGGCTATGCCTTCCAGCCGAAGAACGATCTGATCTTCGACAAGAAGAACCCGCTGCCCGGCCATGCCAACGGCATGACCTTCTCCGCCTATGACCGCGACGACCGGCTGCTCCTGAAACGCATCTACTATTCCGTCGGCGGCGGTTTCGTCGTCACCGATACCGAGCTCGAACAGATGCGCACCGCCAAGGCGCGCTCCAGCGACAGGAAAGTGCCGTTCCCCTTCGCCTCGGCGAAGCAGATGCTGGAAATGGCCGAGCGCTCCGGCATGACGATCGCGCAGATGAAGCGCGCGAACGAGGAAGCCACAATGTCGCGCGAGGAGCTGAATGCCGGCCTCGACCGCATCTGGGAGGCGATGAAGAGCTGCATCGACCGCGGCCTCAAGAACGAGGGCATCATGCCGGGCGGGCTGAAAGTCCGCCGCCGCGCCCGCTCGATCCATGACAAGCTGCAGGAGGAGTGGCGCTCCAACAAGGCCAACCCGCTGCTCGCCAACGACTGGCTCTCGGTCTACGCCATGGCCGTCAACGAGGAGAATGCCGCGGGCGGCCGCGTCGTCACCTCGCCGACCAACGGCGCTGCCGGCGTCGTGCCCGCCACGATCCGCTACTACCTGCATTTCCATGAGGACGCCGACCAGGACGGCATCCGCGACTACCTGCTGACGGCCGCCGCCGTCGGCGGCATCATCAAGCACAATGCCTCGATCTCCGGCGCCGAAGTCGGCTGTCAGGGGGAGGTGGGTTCCGCCTCCGCCATGGCCGCCGCCGGTCTTGCCGCCGTGATGGGCGGCACGCCCGAACAGGTGGAGAATGCCGCCGAAATCGCGCTGGAGCACCATCTCGGCATGACCTGCGATCCCATCGCCGGCCTCGTCCAGGTGCCCTGCATCGAGCGCAATGCGCTCGGCGCGGTCAAGGCGGTGACGGCGGCCTCGCTCGCCATCAAGGGCGACGGCCAGCATTTCGTGCCGCTCGACGCCTGCATCGAGACGATGCGCCAGACCGGCGTCGACATGAACGAGAAGTACAAGGAAACCTCCACCGGCGGCCTCGCCGTCAACGTGGTGGAGTGCTGA
- a CDS encoding D-alanyl-D-alanine carboxypeptidase produces MKSNVVSRSVFLDFLPRSFQAIANAAKGLVMIGTVATLAFATPAAANPKYSGIVIDAKTGKVLYSEDADELRYPASLTKMMTLYLTFEALEAGKIRLDSRVPFSKNAASEPPTKLGVGTGKSITVEQAILGLITRSANDASTALAEFLGGSEERFTRIMTQKARALGMTRTVYRNANGLPNTAQVTTARDQARLGIALRQHFPQYYSYFSVRSFRLGKQVINGHNRLLGSVRGVDGIKTGYTRASGYNLVTSAVADGRSVVGVVMGGRSGGARDQQMRKLIATYMPKASRRGGGDLIAQTKDAPTLSAEVASNAATASVSGRGLDLPENGPVPSYRYTESHLETAYAASADSSQVVGKRALAATLKLQRKAAVPQEDLTEQGDTGGNVDNLTTSAVAETTPSGWVIQIGATPDRGQAQKLLSKAQDQGGKALSSAKPFTVAVNSGSEQLYRARFGGFDNQDRATAACKVLKRKGFACWASQQ; encoded by the coding sequence ATGAAGAGTAACGTAGTGTCCCGTTCCGTATTCCTCGATTTTCTCCCCCGCTCTTTCCAGGCGATTGCCAATGCGGCGAAAGGTCTGGTGATGATCGGCACGGTCGCCACCCTCGCCTTCGCGACCCCGGCCGCCGCAAATCCGAAATACTCGGGCATCGTCATCGACGCCAAGACGGGCAAGGTACTCTATAGCGAGGACGCGGACGAGCTGCGCTATCCGGCATCGCTCACCAAGATGATGACGCTCTACCTCACCTTCGAGGCGCTGGAAGCCGGCAAGATCCGCCTCGATTCGCGCGTCCCCTTCTCCAAGAATGCCGCCAGCGAGCCGCCGACAAAGCTCGGCGTCGGGACCGGCAAGTCCATCACCGTCGAACAGGCCATCCTCGGCCTCATCACGCGCTCGGCGAACGACGCCTCGACGGCGCTGGCCGAATTCCTCGGCGGCTCGGAAGAGCGCTTCACCCGCATCATGACGCAGAAGGCCCGCGCGCTCGGCATGACGCGCACCGTCTATCGCAATGCCAACGGCCTTCCGAATACGGCGCAGGTCACCACCGCGCGTGACCAGGCCCGTCTCGGTATCGCGCTGCGCCAGCACTTCCCGCAGTATTATTCCTATTTCTCCGTTCGCAGCTTCCGCCTCGGCAAGCAGGTCATCAACGGTCACAACCGCCTGCTGGGCAGCGTTCGCGGCGTCGACGGCATCAAGACCGGCTATACCCGCGCTTCCGGCTACAACCTCGTGACCTCGGCCGTCGCCGATGGCCGCAGCGTGGTCGGCGTCGTCATGGGTGGCCGCTCGGGCGGTGCCCGCGACCAGCAGATGCGCAAGCTAATCGCCACCTATATGCCGAAGGCCTCGCGCCGCGGCGGCGGCGATCTGATCGCCCAGACCAAGGATGCCCCGACGCTCAGCGCCGAAGTCGCAAGCAATGCGGCCACCGCATCTGTCTCCGGTCGCGGCCTCGACCTGCCGGAAAACGGCCCGGTCCCGTCCTACCGCTACACCGAAAGCCATCTCGAAACGGCCTATGCCGCATCGGCCGACAGCTCGCAGGTCGTCGGCAAGCGTGCGCTCGCCGCAACCCTGAAACTGCAGCGTAAAGCCGCCGTTCCGCAGGAAGACCTGACGGAACAGGGCGACACCGGCGGCAATGTCGATAATCTGACCACCTCCGCCGTCGCCGAAACCACGCCTTCGGGCTGGGTGATCCAGATCGGTGCGACGCCGGACCGCGGCCAGGCGCAGAAGCTTCTGTCCAAGGCCCAGGACCAGGGCGGCAAGGCGCTCTCCAGCGCAAAGCCCTTCACGGTCGCCGTCAACAGCGGCAGCGAACAGCTCTACCGTGCCCGCTTCGGCGGTTTCGACAATCAGGACCGCGCGACGGCCGCCTGCAAGGTCTTGAAGCGCAAGGGCTTCGCCTGCTGGGCAAGCCAGCAGTAG
- a CDS encoding MerR family transcriptional regulator encodes MDKFYSITELTREFGVSTRTLRFYEDEGLINPERRGRTRLFRPADRRLIQEILRGRRIGFTIAEIRDIIRVYKDPPGEVGQLEMLMNKVNEKRDELRQKRRDIEETLAELDNVEEACLTRLAEIGVGT; translated from the coding sequence GTGGACAAGTTTTATAGCATAACCGAGCTGACGCGCGAATTCGGGGTTTCCACCCGCACCCTGCGCTTCTACGAGGACGAGGGGCTGATCAACCCCGAGCGCCGGGGCCGCACGCGTCTGTTCCGCCCCGCGGACCGCCGCCTCATCCAGGAAATCCTGCGCGGGCGCCGCATCGGCTTCACCATCGCGGAAATCCGCGACATCATCCGCGTCTACAAGGACCCGCCGGGCGAAGTCGGCCAGCTCGAGATGCTGATGAACAAGGTCAACGAGAAGCGCGACGAGTTGCGCCAGAAGCGCCGCGACATCGAGGAGACGCTGGCCGAGCTCGACAATGTCGAGGAAGCCTGTCTCACGCGCCTTGCCGAGATCGGCGTCGGCACCTGA
- a CDS encoding transglutaminase-like cysteine peptidase, which yields MTKIIKTGTFAFLLSLVAAQAAMALPANTPLAGATNQPIGHYEFCKLNASECGPNGRDDGPLKLTQENWKTILNVNYAANTEFAPMTDMEIYGVEEKWAYPEYAADCEDYVLIKRKRLMEAGISPANLLITVVLQPNGEGHAVLTVRTDRGDFVLDNMRNKVLLWSETEYRFLKRQSSANAGKWVKLQDGRAEAVGSVR from the coding sequence ATGACAAAAATCATCAAGACAGGGACGTTTGCATTCCTCCTTTCCCTGGTTGCGGCACAGGCCGCCATGGCGCTGCCGGCCAACACGCCGCTTGCAGGCGCGACCAACCAGCCGATCGGCCACTATGAATTCTGCAAGCTCAATGCCAGCGAATGCGGCCCGAACGGCCGTGACGACGGCCCGCTCAAGCTGACGCAGGAAAACTGGAAGACGATCCTCAACGTCAACTACGCCGCCAACACCGAATTCGCGCCGATGACCGACATGGAAATCTACGGCGTCGAGGAGAAGTGGGCCTATCCGGAATATGCCGCCGACTGCGAGGACTATGTCCTCATCAAGCGCAAGCGCCTGATGGAAGCCGGCATCTCGCCCGCGAACCTCCTGATCACCGTCGTCCTCCAGCCGAACGGCGAAGGCCACGCGGTCCTGACCGTGCGCACCGACCGCGGCGACTTCGTGCTCGACAACATGCGCAACAAGGTCCTGCTCTGGTCGGAGACCGAATACCGCTTCCTCAAGCGCCAGTCGTCGGCCAATGCCGGCAAGTGGGTCAAGCTGCAGGATGGCCGCGCCGAAGCTGTCGGTAGCGTCAGGTAA
- a CDS encoding DUF1489 family protein yields the protein MALHLIKLCVGADSIEDLREWVSERSLIAMAAGMEPHSSHITRMIPKRDRELLDGGSLYWVIKGQVQARQQLLDIKTFTDVDGISRCELVLGPEVVETALQPRRAFQGWRYLTEEDAPRDLTNMGEGTADLPMELRRELAELGLL from the coding sequence ATGGCCCTTCATCTCATCAAACTCTGTGTCGGCGCGGACTCGATCGAGGACCTGCGCGAATGGGTGTCCGAACGTTCGCTGATCGCGATGGCGGCGGGCATGGAGCCCCATTCCAGCCATATCACCCGCATGATCCCCAAGCGTGACCGGGAACTGCTTGACGGCGGTTCGCTCTACTGGGTGATCAAGGGACAGGTGCAGGCGCGCCAGCAATTGCTGGACATTAAGACCTTTACGGATGTCGACGGGATTTCGCGCTGCGAGCTCGTGCTCGGGCCGGAGGTCGTCGAAACCGCGCTCCAGCCGCGCCGCGCCTTTCAGGGATGGCGCTACCTTACCGAAGAGGATGCCCCGCGCGACCTGACGAATATGGGCGAGGGCACTGCCGACCTGCCGATGGAACTTCGCCGGGAGCTTGCCGAACTCGGCCTTCTCTGA
- a CDS encoding DUF599 domain-containing protein, translated as MTSPDIAALAVFIVLWVGYSWLTDRAKLFDRVSLTRAMSSQRAIWIRNAMHRDLRMIDTQIMAGLQNGTAFFASTSLLALGSCFALLGATDKVFSLFNDLPEVFRGSRSGFEMKVGGLAIIFGYAFFKFGWSYRLFNYCTILLGAMPMSGDIHKDPAGADLAADKVIRMNILAAKHFNKGLRAIFLSIGYLGWFVSPYLFILTTMGIIVVLVRRQFYSEARLGVLESLD; from the coding sequence ATGACCAGTCCGGATATCGCCGCCCTTGCCGTCTTCATCGTCCTGTGGGTCGGGTATTCCTGGCTTACCGACCGGGCGAAGCTGTTCGACCGCGTGAGCCTGACGCGGGCGATGAGCTCGCAGCGCGCGATCTGGATCCGCAACGCCATGCACCGCGACCTGCGCATGATCGACACGCAGATCATGGCCGGGCTGCAGAACGGCACGGCCTTCTTCGCCTCCACCTCGCTCCTGGCGCTCGGCAGCTGCTTCGCGCTGCTCGGGGCGACGGACAAGGTGTTCAGCCTTTTCAACGACCTGCCGGAAGTATTCCGAGGCAGCCGCTCCGGCTTCGAGATGAAGGTCGGCGGGCTTGCCATCATCTTCGGCTATGCCTTCTTCAAGTTCGGCTGGTCCTATCGCCTCTTCAACTACTGCACCATCCTGCTCGGCGCGATGCCGATGAGCGGCGACATCCACAAGGACCCGGCCGGCGCCGACCTTGCCGCCGACAAGGTCATCCGCATGAACATCCTGGCCGCCAAGCACTTCAACAAGGGGCTGCGGGCGATCTTCCTGTCGATCGGCTATCTCGGCTGGTTCGTCAGCCCCTATCTCTTCATCCTGACGACGATGGGCATCATCGTCGTGCTCGTCCGCCGGCAGTTCTACTCCGAGGCACGCCTCGGCGTGCTCGAAAGCCTCGACTGA
- a CDS encoding DUF1624 domain-containing protein encodes MQRPRTMTTTVIDGNVEGDGGATRRLPRIPLIDQARGVALIAMASYHFTWDLGFFGYIEPETATTGGWRLYARLIAGSFLFLVGFSLVLGHQRGFRPKPYFMRLGKIVLAAAAITVATWFAFPQTFIFFGILHAIAAASLIGLLFLRLPVAVTLLAAAAVAVAPLYLRAPIFDHPALWWVGLSVTPPRSNDYVPLLPWLAPVLLGIAAARLFVASALPERLAGFGNTSRSRWKTLLEQAGRHSLAIYLIHQPVLIALVYGFSLVMPAPAADPTVSYTKSCMRACINERDAGFCQSFCGCTLDRLMGENLFADLNRGAIDITDQRIATISSQCTADADARSEPQE; translated from the coding sequence ATGCAGCGACCCCGAACCATGACGACGACGGTGATTGACGGCAATGTGGAAGGAGACGGCGGCGCCACGCGCCGCCTGCCGCGCATTCCTTTGATCGACCAGGCCCGCGGCGTCGCGCTGATCGCCATGGCGAGCTACCATTTCACCTGGGACCTCGGCTTCTTCGGCTATATCGAGCCGGAAACGGCCACCACCGGCGGCTGGCGCCTCTATGCGCGGCTGATCGCCGGCAGCTTCCTCTTCCTCGTCGGCTTTAGCCTCGTCCTCGGCCATCAGCGCGGCTTCCGGCCGAAGCCTTACTTCATGCGGCTCGGCAAGATCGTGCTGGCGGCGGCGGCGATCACGGTCGCCACCTGGTTCGCCTTCCCGCAGACCTTCATCTTCTTCGGCATCCTGCACGCCATCGCGGCGGCAAGCCTGATAGGGCTTCTCTTCCTGCGCCTGCCGGTCGCCGTGACCCTGCTGGCCGCCGCGGCCGTCGCCGTCGCGCCGCTTTATCTTCGTGCGCCGATCTTCGATCATCCGGCGCTCTGGTGGGTCGGCCTTTCCGTCACGCCGCCGCGTTCCAACGACTATGTGCCGCTGCTGCCCTGGCTCGCCCCTGTGCTGCTCGGCATCGCGGCCGCCCGGCTCTTCGTCGCAAGCGCGCTGCCCGAGCGGCTGGCCGGGTTCGGCAATACATCCAGAAGCCGGTGGAAAACCCTGCTGGAGCAGGCCGGCCGCCACAGTCTCGCCATCTACCTTATCCATCAGCCGGTGCTGATCGCGCTGGTCTACGGCTTCTCGCTGGTCATGCCCGCTCCCGCGGCCGACCCGACCGTCAGCTACACGAAGAGCTGCATGCGCGCCTGCATCAACGAGCGCGACGCCGGCTTCTGCCAGAGCTTCTGCGGCTGCACGCTGGACAGGCTGATGGGCGAGAACCTCTTCGCCGACCTGAACCGCGGCGCAATCGATATTACGGACCAACGCATTGCAACGATCTCCTCGCAATGCACGGCGGATGCCGATGCGAGGAGCGAGCCCCAGGAGTAG